A genome region from Nocardia sp. NBC_00565 includes the following:
- the eltD gene encoding erythritol/L-threitol dehyrogenase translates to MAEKMQAVVCHGPEDYRLEEVLVPVPGPGEALVRVEAVGICASDLKCYHGAAKFWGDENRPAWAETGVIPGHEFVGEIVRIDAEGAARWGVEVGDRVVSEQIVPCWKCRYCLRGQYHMCKPHDIYGFKRRTPGAMAKYMVYPVEALVHKVSKDLPPAHAAFTEPLSCSLHAVERAGITFDDVVVIAGCGPIGLGMVAGARAKNPAHVIALDMAPEKLALARECGADIAIDIRNQDAEAIVMDLTDGYGADVYLEGTGHPSAVPQGLNLLRKLGTYVEYGVFGSAVTVDWSIISDDKELDVRGAHLGPHCWPAAIRMLESGVLPMDKICTHQLPLSDFQMGLDLVASGTESVKVSLIPS, encoded by the coding sequence ATGGCGGAGAAGATGCAGGCGGTGGTCTGCCACGGTCCCGAGGACTACCGGCTGGAAGAGGTTCTCGTTCCGGTTCCCGGGCCCGGCGAAGCGCTGGTTCGGGTTGAGGCAGTGGGGATCTGCGCGAGCGACCTGAAGTGCTATCACGGTGCGGCCAAGTTCTGGGGCGACGAGAACCGCCCCGCCTGGGCGGAGACGGGCGTGATTCCAGGCCACGAATTCGTCGGCGAGATCGTGCGGATCGACGCCGAAGGTGCCGCCCGCTGGGGTGTCGAAGTCGGTGACCGCGTGGTCTCCGAGCAGATCGTGCCGTGCTGGAAATGCCGCTACTGCCTGCGTGGGCAGTACCACATGTGCAAGCCACACGACATCTACGGCTTCAAGCGCCGCACCCCTGGGGCGATGGCGAAGTACATGGTCTATCCGGTCGAGGCGCTGGTCCACAAAGTGTCCAAGGACCTTCCACCGGCACACGCCGCATTCACCGAACCGCTGTCGTGCTCACTGCATGCCGTCGAGCGCGCCGGTATCACCTTCGACGATGTCGTGGTGATCGCGGGCTGCGGTCCGATCGGTCTCGGCATGGTCGCCGGTGCGCGAGCGAAGAACCCGGCCCACGTGATCGCCCTCGATATGGCACCGGAGAAGTTGGCGCTGGCCCGCGAGTGTGGCGCCGATATCGCGATCGACATCCGCAACCAGGATGCCGAGGCGATCGTCATGGATCTCACCGACGGCTACGGCGCGGATGTCTATCTGGAGGGCACCGGGCATCCCTCTGCTGTGCCCCAGGGCCTGAATCTGTTGCGCAAGTTGGGAACCTACGTCGAGTACGGCGTTTTCGGCAGCGCTGTGACCGTGGACTGGAGCATCATCAGCGACGACAAGGAACTCGACGTGCGCGGCGCGCACCTCGGTCCGCACTGCTGGCCCGCGGCGATCCGAATGCTCGAGTCGGGCGTGCTGCCGATGGACAAGATCTGCACACATCAGTTGCCGCTCAGCGACTTTCAGATGGGCCTCGATCTGGTGGCCAGCGGAACCGAATCGGTCAAGGTTTCGCTGATCCCGTCCTGA
- a CDS encoding ABC transporter substrate-binding protein — translation MSEHQFSRRDLLRTMGIAGATAAALPVLSACGVGGSFAATNGAGEVSGPFNWRAAAGTTLNLLQTPHPYQQSLQPLLAEFTQLTGITVNADLVPEADYFTKLNTELAGGTGKHDVFMLGAYFIWQYGPPGWVEDLAPWLANSSATSDEYDFEDIYAGLRTSTRWDFNLGSPLGSGGQWAIPWGFENNVVAYNKAYFDQRKITLPDTFENFIQLAVDLTNRSQNRYGIATRGSKSWATIHPGFMTQFSREGAKDYELSGGELQAAMDSEAAVNFTKKWIEMQHLAGPTSWTTYDYPQATGDLGDGTAMMVYDADSATYPKNKQGASAQAGNIAWYPGPAGPGGNYNTNLWTWSLAMNAQSEHKHAAWLFIQWVTGKEALSKAVQGGIFADPVRKSVFDGVFKQQLGGMPGYLEAFETVIGSSKIQFTPQKKFFDTTENWAVALQDIYGGANARSRLASLAKTCTSKVNL, via the coding sequence ATGAGCGAACATCAGTTTTCGCGCCGGGACTTGTTGCGCACCATGGGTATTGCCGGTGCCACGGCTGCGGCTCTCCCGGTGCTCTCGGCCTGCGGTGTCGGCGGCAGTTTCGCTGCCACCAACGGCGCAGGCGAGGTGAGCGGGCCGTTCAACTGGCGCGCCGCGGCGGGCACCACCTTGAACCTGCTGCAGACACCGCACCCCTACCAACAGTCGTTGCAGCCACTGCTCGCCGAGTTCACCCAGTTGACCGGGATCACGGTCAACGCCGACCTGGTACCGGAGGCCGACTACTTCACCAAACTGAATACCGAATTGGCCGGTGGTACCGGCAAACACGATGTGTTCATGCTGGGCGCCTACTTCATCTGGCAATACGGTCCACCCGGCTGGGTAGAGGATCTCGCGCCCTGGCTCGCGAACTCGTCGGCAACCAGCGACGAGTACGACTTCGAAGACATCTACGCGGGCCTGCGCACCTCCACCCGCTGGGACTTCAACCTCGGCAGCCCGCTCGGCAGCGGTGGACAATGGGCGATCCCATGGGGCTTCGAGAACAACGTGGTCGCCTACAACAAGGCCTATTTCGACCAGCGGAAGATCACCCTGCCGGATACGTTCGAGAACTTCATCCAGCTCGCCGTCGATCTCACCAACCGCTCGCAGAACAGGTACGGAATCGCCACCCGCGGATCCAAGTCGTGGGCGACCATCCACCCGGGATTCATGACCCAATTCTCCCGGGAGGGCGCCAAGGACTACGAACTCTCCGGCGGCGAGCTACAGGCGGCCATGGACTCCGAGGCCGCGGTGAACTTCACGAAGAAGTGGATCGAGATGCAGCATCTCGCCGGGCCGACGTCGTGGACAACCTACGACTATCCGCAAGCCACCGGCGATCTCGGTGACGGCACCGCGATGATGGTCTACGACGCCGACAGCGCGACCTACCCGAAGAACAAGCAGGGGGCCAGCGCGCAGGCCGGCAATATCGCCTGGTATCCGGGCCCGGCCGGACCGGGCGGCAACTACAACACGAATCTGTGGACCTGGTCGCTGGCGATGAACGCGCAGTCCGAGCACAAGCACGCGGCCTGGCTGTTCATCCAGTGGGTCACCGGTAAGGAGGCACTCTCGAAAGCCGTGCAGGGCGGCATCTTTGCCGATCCCGTGCGTAAGTCGGTGTTCGACGGCGTGTTCAAGCAGCAGCTCGGTGGTATGCCGGGCTACCTGGAGGCATTCGAGACGGTGATCGGCAGCTCGAAGATCCAGTTCACCCCGCAGAAGAAGTTCTTCGACACCACCGAGAACTGGGCAGTCGCGCTGCAGGACATCTACGGCGGCGCGAACGCCCGGTCACGGCTGGCCAGTCTGGCCAAGACCTGTACGTCGAAGGTCAATCTCTGA